A window of Punica granatum isolate Tunisia-2019 chromosome 8, ASM765513v2, whole genome shotgun sequence genomic DNA:
tctctgttttttttttccttcaaatgttttattctttttgcTAGCATGGCATGACACCATTTGCCATGTAGTCACCAGTTTCCGCCATGTCaacaaaattgatgaaaaatgaCGCAGATGTTTAACttgacaagaaaatcaaagttcatgctttttttttcaaaaaataaagtttgtgCCAAAATTGAAAAGGGGTCAAAGTTCATGCTTTTTTTGGTCATTAACCCTATGAAATTTCATTGAATATTTTGCAttcaaaagtaaaattatgcTCCTATATGTTTTCGAATGTAATTATACTTTttggattttaaaataaagtaaatttatGTAAATCATGGTCCcaagtataaataaatatgctataattatttttatggcTTGAAGAATTATTCATTTCATGTAACATGACGAAATTTTTAGTTTAAACTAGATTTGAAAcatcaaaatctaattatatattaatattcaCACACGGGGCAACTTTTTGTgaaatttcattgaaaatttTGCATTCAAAAGTATAATTACATTCCTTAATATTTTTGAATGTGATTATATTTTTGGGTTTCaaataaagtaaatttatGTAAATCATGGTCCAAAGTATAAATGAATatgttataattaattttatgcgCTTGGAGAATTATTtgtttaatataatatgaacATGATTTTTCATACTAAGTTTTTATAGATAAACTTAGAATGGAGATTTGGAACATCAAagtctaattatatattaatattttttatttacaaattttaGTTGAAGTATAGATTCTAAAGTCATCTATCacttcaaaattaaatttgcatGAATTATTTGGAGGAAtcatgataaaaaatatttttaatatgtaACCCCAACTTGTATCACATAGAGTAAATGCATTTTGTAAAGTTTGGCCAAAAgctataaataatattaaattcaaattGATATGCTAATCATATTGAGATTTTGCGGCAATATGCATGAGGATATTTTGCTCATCCTAGTCAGTAATTGTATGCCTAAACTTTCAAGTAGAAAATGGAATATATTGTCATACTAAGTATTGGGCCTCCTTTgtgaatgataaaaataaaatatattgtcaactaaatatgaaatatgaaatcCCAAAGCTAAAAAAATCCCAATTAAAATTCGGATATATACTAAACATGGtcattttttcggttacaattaAACCTGGTCATCGTATGTacgtaaaatttatttatatattcctTATTTCTCTGAGATTGTAATCATTTAGAAAGGAAACAAGTCTGATATGAGTCACTTACTTTAAGAAGAAATGCAGGTTATGATATGTAAAGAGTGGGACTGAGCCCAAATACTTCATCAATATgagaatatttgaaaaatatccTTACTCCGTCATCCTCGTATCCTTGTTGATGATGTGGAAAAAGGGAACCATCTGCGTGGTGGCCGATGCGGCAGAGGTAACCGTAAAAATAGTCCCTGACTATCCCGGTAGCTCGAGCTTTGTTATCCACTGTGAATCAGGAGATGATGATCTCGGGGGCCACATTGTCGTGCAGGGGAGCTTGTACAGCTTCAAGTTCAGCCCCAATGCATGGGGGATGACACTGTTCCATTGCGCTGTGGAACGGGAGGGAAAAGGGCTCTCCTAGAGATGTACAACGAGAATAGGGATCTCATCAGCAGGTGCGAAAAAATATGCCTGTGGAAGGTCAGGCCAGACGGTGTTGCAGGATTCGCGGAGCATTGGGACAACCCCGACTTATACTTCCCTTGGACAAGATGAATGGAAGTCGACCCAATTAGCATTGCTATGAAATGAAGATAGTGTGTGAAGGTATACttgaatataaataaattattgctAGATCCTATGATATAACACATCTAAGCTTTCTACTATATTCCATTGCGTGCATTAGttcataatatttatttacgtAATACAaggaaaattctaaaatttttattttggaattttttattcttgtgtatcctatctatctatctataaattataaaacaaaACTCTTGTATAATTGAACACATTTCAAGCtattatattttcatcattttttttttaaattttgattttctcatTGAATAGTGCATGTCCATTGCAAGTGGAGGAAGCCAACTGCCCCGTTACCCGAAAAGCCATTTcccccttttcttcttttcattttattttttcccctcattttaacccttttcttttctcatttttaagGTTTCTCTTGAAAATCttgattattttcatttttatcccttattttgatttcttctcacatccttaaaagaattttgaaattagcaTATTTTAGCTATCTATGCAAGGAGAGGAAGCTAAGTCTCTATTTtcgttttatcatttttatatttacatgCATATTTGTAACCGCATAATGATACTATATGCAACTTTtgcttatataaaattaatgaagaatGACGACGAAAAATGTATTATTATAgtgttaaaatatttttttcttaattctttcttctttttttctttttagtaaaaaattattataattaaatccttatctatatacataatttaaataactaataaatttataaaatctcaattaatcaattctaaaaaatatagataatatataaaatgcattaattatgttaaatttattgataaactcaaatatctatatatttcaaaCTAATAGCACCAAactaaaaatttgatttcaagGGATGTATTGGGTACTTTATATGATAAAGTAGGTGTCTAGCAAGAACATTTCGTAAAGTACTATAATTTTCAAAGTaacaaatcaaatatataaaactatatacataatataaattgtaTACAATTTGAGGCTAAATTAAGAATTGTGAGATCGTACTAATACCACTATATTGtaagattaaaataaatataaacacatagtttcattttttctcctctttccctttctcaggtttattttatttatttaaaattttctacctctttattttatattttaaaacatGTCCTGTAATATAGCACAgctaatataattataacttttataaaatttaaaaaattgattcgAGCAATATATAACGCGAGGGACTGGGAATTTTCGTAGTCAAGAAGTATAGTCAAGTGCATTTCCTTTTGTAAGAAACAAATCAGAAAGAATGTTATAAAATAATCTAATGAAGAAACAAAAGTTTGATTGAGATAGTGAGGGAAGAGACAAATAAGGAGAACAAGAGCAATAATAAGTGAAAAACAGGgaaataattgttttttttttaatttcttacaGATTGAGTTTTAAATACAATATGAATGTATTCAAAATGGTAATAACACAAATTTTAatctatattaaaattttaataataagcttcttatatatataccagCCACATCTATTAGGCCTCTATCGCTGTAGATCATATCtttaatcaaaattcaatCCATCAATATTTGCTTAAAATTGATGACTTTATCCCATTATTTCGTATTGTAATAAATTTCTAGAATTATATCAAAATTCTCATTATTCAGCAAAATGGAGCAAAAGTCTCCATTCATATTATTcgttaaataattttcttggACCCTCGGCATTGCCGCAAGCATTTTTCtggtatgtatgtatatatatatatatatatatatatatatatatatatatatatatatatatgggttaATTGCACTAGTGATTCAAGAAGTTTCATAAAGATTACAgattggtccaaaaagtttttttgatAACTTATTGGTACATTGAGTTTCAAAATCGTTTCAATGTAATGCATTCCATCATCTCGTGTTTGACGTCGTTAGTTCGACGCTGACGTGACTTATTACTTGTCGGTGTTTATCTAATGTGTCAAAATTATACTAtgtttaactctactccaaactttttaaaattgcaaaacgacccaaagttttaaaatttttcagaatGTACCCcaccttctctctcttttcattctcgactttctctctctcttcatctcACTGATTGATAATCTGAAGATTGAGGATGGCCATCTTGCAATCGCGATTGTGAAGCAAATCGAGGGTTTCCAGATcctagggttttagggttggTAACGGAGTAAGGGAGGAGATCTAAAGATCGAGAATGGGGTCGAAGTTCGTCTTCATCGCTAGTGTGATAGCGACTTCCTCGAGCTTGACAATGGGTGCGACTTGACCACTGATGTCCTCGTCGGCGGCGGCATCCTCTTCTTCCCCATGCTCATGCTTCGGTTCGGTGCTAGCCATATCAAAGAATGTTAGAGCAGAGTATAGTGAGAAATGGAATGCAAGAGAGCCAAGCGGGGGCTCAATTTGATCGAgaaagagacagagagagagagaggggaggagGGGTCAGGACGAATCTCGCTGAGTCGAAAGAGAGGATGGGCTCGGGGTGGATTGTGCCTGAGTCAAAGGAGAGCTTGGGACGATGAACAGGGGGAAGAGAAGATGATGAACGGTGAACGTGTAGATGAAAGAGAGGGGTGGGgcaaaatttaaaacttttgaaaaaaattgggtctttttgcaattttaaaaagtttggagtagagttaaacaGAGTATAACTCTGACACATTAGATAAACACTGACACGTAATAAGCCAAGTCAGCTTTGAACTAATGACGTCAAACATGAGATGACGGATTGCAATGCATCGAAATGATTTTGAAACTTAATATACCAACAAGTCaccaaataaattttttggacTAACCTGTAACCTTTATGAAACTTTTTAAACCATATGTGCAATtaacccatatatatattgtgcggacccgaatttcatctcgtcggggctcgCATGCGTGCGCTATCACACGGcctgggagtatccaccttcccgtggggatgcgtgacggacacgcgtgagaaggaatcgccacttgccattttacgatccGAAGATCGAAGGCCAGCAAGTTACTCTGgcctaggggtacggggtacacctagttGCTAAGGCATTCGTCTTGCGAAATCGAAAATTCCATATTTGAGGATTCTATTACGTGCAAGATATaggccctttcggtactctgattGTCTAGGGTTTGctgttttatttcttttaccgcgtgaattaggtTGTACACTCCTCActtgttttgacaccgtaacttcgatgaaacACTCAGACTGTCTACTCACCAATCGAGGTCTTTACAACGACTGAATGAAAATACAGAAGTTGTTCTCACAATgtgctctcaaataaatacaaaatacagACGCGATACAGTAAATGGACCCGGTCAGTTTGCATTAGGCCAAATATTCCACTCTTGCTCACCGCAtgattttgaatgaccgaaaccaaaattaaggcaacgcgggcccAGAGAGTCGACGGTCAGGTCCAACCGAATCGACAGATAACAGAAGAGTCGTTTGACTCTCGTGATAGTCATGGGATCGGTTGAGCTCCCGGGTTATGTCGGGCCACGCCTTACCTACCCGATCCAAGTCGTCTTCCGCATAGACACTACTAGGAGCGAAGCAATAAGTTGAGGTAAGACCCGATTCCGCACTCGGATTGCTCACACTCGGTATGAATGGGCGTTGGACTCGTGATCGACGGtgaggggcgttggacccgaTGTGCATCGTATCCTATGGGCTAGGGCTCGAATCGCGATAAAACAAACGCAAAATGgacaaaaacagataaaaacaaGCAAAAAACGAACAAAAGCAGATGAAAACAGATGACTACAGACAAATTGTGTATTGGCGccaagtttacgtgattaatccAATTATGAACCAGGATTATTACGCAAACAATCTCCTAGCCTAAACGGATGAAAGAGCTTGTTTTTGTACGATGCTAACTCAACTAAAGATGTGTGGGTTTGTTTTAGATTGTTCTACATAGTGACAATGTGGTTTTTATAGATTATGCCAAAAACATATTTTTCACTTGAAAATCTAAAACCTATCCCTTTTTCCCTATTTGCTTGTGTTTGATTATGCCGAGTGCACAGTTAGTCGGATTATgtatttcatattttcaaagGAAGTTTCCTGTGACAGTGTTAATTGAGTTTCCGTTGAATCAGGAAATAATGGGAGTATTCAACAGGAACTGCATGATCACTTATGCGGCCTACAGAAACATTTTCCCGATCTGGGCTTTGGGAGAGTACTGATGTCGGGTTCTGCAGGCTCGCTGAAAGGGCAGCCCTTCTCCATCCTTAATAGGCCGATTGTATTGTCTGTTTTGTTTCTAGTTTGTTTTTGTAAAATCATGAGGTGTTCCATCTGACATTTCCTAGGAAAGAAAAGAGTGGCCGTCCAAGAAAGGTTCGGGAAGGGTGAGCGACTCTTGGTCGACTATGTTGCATTATAACAGAATGCTCTGATATGTTTCTAGGGGTCGCAACGCTACTCGATATTTAATCAGTGAAGTGTCTGCTTCTATGCATCAGCATCAGAAGTAGCAGCTGCCTCATTCAGAATATGACATGCGAGAGGGAGTGTTATATCGgtgtgtttggattcagagttaaagtaattttgattttggttGTGGAAAATGACGAATGAGTtgggattataaatttgattcgtgaaatgtgtgtttttgttgtgtagtgtgttgagttaaagttaaagttaaaatttttaacttgaaaaatatgtatttttattatgtagtgtgttgaattaaagttaaagttaaaattaaagtgattttgattgtaaaaACAAATATACCTACGTATGTTCTCTTTCTTAGAACACTCTGTTGTTACTTAATATCAGATTCGGTCTCTTCCCGTCTTGCTCGATCTTTGAGATTCCTTTTTGGCCTCTAAGTCGATTCTGGTCCATACTTTGTATCATACTACATAAGCGTAGATGACCCCATTTTCCTTCACCAGCGATAGGCCTTTTGAGTAGATGCTGTTATAAGATTCTTGGAAATAGGATTGGTAATGTTTCACATGACACGATAACATGACAAAGATACGATACGGAGTTAAACGGATTTGGGTtgaatatttttgataatcggTTTAAACGGGTTCAATCCGTTTAAACACgattaataagcgtgtcttacCGGATTGAACCAGTGTAACCTGATTATACAAGATTAAACCTATTTATTTAgacatgtttaatcgtgttactataatcGTGTAATCCGTTAATCCgtttatatatttgaatttaccaaaatatccttataTAACCCTAACTTCCTAAGtctttaacttaatttcctttcttttcttttacccAATCCAATACTATATAACTGCACATTCACTTCTGCTTCTACTCCTTTACTACCCTCCCTCAGATCTTATCTGCAATTTGATTCCTTTCTTATCATCCATCAATGACGAAGTTATGCTTCTTCGCTCTCATTGCTCTCCTCTTCGTGCACCTCGCATTGTCCGCAGATCCGCCTCATATCTCGCCCTTCCCTACTCCCAAGCTCGCTGTCGACTCTACTCCCAACCTCTCCCCTTCGAAGCCCACCACTTCGCCGACTCCCGCTCCTGCCAATATGCCTCACGACTCGATCTCATCCTCTCCATTGCTGCCTCCCTCGAATGCGACTCCCGCCTCTTCCCCGTCTACATCCCCCTCCCCTCCATCTCAATCTTTGTGTTAACGtataaacatgtcgtgttaacgtgtttgggtaaacgagttaatcggaTAAATAGGTCGTGTTAAGTGTCCAGGTAACCGGGTTGATCAGATAAACAAGTCGTATTAACATGTCCAAATACTGGTTATAATTGTATCGTgtatacgtgtacctattatgacacgtttcgataaacggatttaaacgggttgacacggatataaacgtgtcgtgtacgggtttcCAAAATCTGACctgtttaataatcgtgtcgtgtacgggttatgacttcgatgacacgaaCTCGTTTAGACACAAACTCGTTTAGACACGATACGTATAAACACGATACGACACGATACGAATTGTCACTCCTACCTGAAAGTTTAAAATATATGGAAGGGCCAAGAAATCTGAGCCTTGAATCTTGATTCGGCCATCGGCCTACCAACAACGAGGAAGATCGATGGCCTGTTCAGGGCCGAGAATGGGCTGAACTTGAGGACGACTATCCAAGTATTTTTGAGTATGGGCTAGTCGACTGGGTGCTAGCCGAATATCAAGCCCCTTGAAATTTTTTGCGGTTGGCTTTTGCATCTGACAGTAGATGGCAGCTGTTTTGATATGTTACTGAAACAATCCTTGGATTCGTGGaatagaaaagttaatgctCTGATATGTTATAAATGTCGTGTCAATTTTAATTActatgataattattaataatatagtAACAACTTGTccatttaatttgtttgtcaAATGTATTTCAATGGCATGGTCAATTTATATGGATGGATTTACCATTTATAACtctatttaaattgaaatggggtaattaagttaatataatatatggagATATTTACCATTTATAACTCCATTTAATAGATTATTCCGCTCTTCAAGGAGAAAGATGCAAGCCCCGTACTTAAATATAATTGGGTAATTaacttaatataatatatgaatatattacCATTTGTAATTCTATTTAATAGAGTGAGAGtctaatatatgcatatatttaccATTTATAACtctatttaaattgaaatggggtaattaagttaatataatatatggagATATTTACCATTTATAACTCCATTTAATAGATTATTCCGTTCTTTAAAAGGAAAGATGCAAGCcctgtgtgtatatataagcAGATGGCCAGGACTTGAAATTTATCTCCAACAAAGAGTGGGACTGAGCCCAAACAGTCAATCAATATGACCATGTTTGAGAAATATGCTTCCTCATTCATCCTCGTCTCCTTGTTTCTGCTGTGGAACCAAGGAACTGTCTGCGTCAAGGCCGATTCGGTCACCGTCAGAATAGAGCCTGACTATCCCGGCAGCTCGAGCTTCGGTATCCACTGCGAATCAGCGGACGATGACCTTGGGGGCCACACTATCGCGCAAGGGAGCTTTTACAGCTTCGACTTCAGCCCCAACGTATGGGGTACGACGCTGTTCCACTGCGCATTGGACTGGCAGGGCAGAGGCGTCTCGTTCGCGATTTACGACGAGAAGAGGGACCTCATCAGCAGGTGCGACAAACTCTGCTTGTGGAAGGTCAGGCCGGACGGCGTTGTGGGGTTCCCAGAGAATCACAAGGAGAGTTCCGATTTGTTCTTCCCTTGGACGAGATAAATGGAAGACCCAATTATcattttaatgaaataaagatAGCATGTGTGTAAGGAAACTTTTACTTCgagatttatataaataaattagctATTCTCCATGTGCCGAGTTGGGTTCCTATGGGTTAATTTACGACCCTTCATTTCATCCCTCCTCTTAACtttatgttaaaattttaatataaaaagttaacaaagaaaagaaaaaatcaatgGATGAAGaatgagaaaaatcaaaatttcaaatcaaatttaaaccCACCTGTAGAATTATTTTCACTAATAAAACCCAAATTTCACTTCAACACTCTCCTTTTACCGACCAGTGCCCGCTCTCCTATTAGCTGTTGGCTTCATCGAAGGAGAAGACTCAAGTACCAAACTAGGAGAGGAAGccaaagtatatatatatatatatatatatattgggagCAGAGGATAAAATTGAAGCAGTAGCGAAATGGAGGAATCCAACCTTACTACTTCGCCTCTCGTTGGATTCctgttcatcatcttcttcttctttgttaTGATGAATGGAAGACCAAATTATCATTACTATAGGAATAATGAAGATAGTATGCGTGTTGGAGACTGTACCCCGAGATgagtataaataaattattgctAGATCGTACGATATAACACATCTAAGCTTTCTGTGATATTCCATTGCGTGCATTAgtgtataatatttatttacgtAATAGCGAGGTTCTAAAAATTTACCTTTTTTGTCAATCGCGCCCAATAAATTTCACTTTAAATTTCTCATTTCTTATAACGTTTGCTCCTATAAATTTGGCCTGAATCATAACTAGGCACCAATTGTTGATGACGTAGACACTAACAACATCTAATCTTTTTCCAGCTGTATTTAAATGTCTACGTGAAATTCACAAAATCAAAACATTTTTTAaatgtaaaatataaaaaagagacTAGAATGCATCCTTTCTTAGGCTGGGTGGTTGCTGGCGGGGCAACCTTTCTAAGGGTTGGTTTGGGAGTGCTATTGTTGAAATAGAAGTGTTGAAagagaattattaaaaaataattactgaTTCCTAAAAactattattttctaaatCTACTGAAACATGATTTAAAATGGCTGATAAGTATAACAAAATTCATACTTTTATGTAAAGAATTTATCTATACCAAAAAAAGCAGATAAGATACGGACAACAAATTAtacaaacaatatatatgcatataataatCTATGTTCGTTCAAAGTGCATCACAAAATCGAGTGCCTTAAGTGTTTTTGTGAGAATatgtatgaattttcttcGTATGAATCTTATATCGTTAGACTCCAATACTACACCCCATGCTTTCTAGCTAAGAgcgaattacaaaataaaatatccatCATCTTCTTTATCAAACATTTAGAGTTAAAAACAGTTGAACGTAGGAAAGCTTTGCCTCCGACCTTTCAAAAGTTGCAAGTTACTTCCCGACCTTCAAGGACTTGACTTTATCTCCAACAAATTAAAGAGTCAGACTGAGCCCAAGCAGTCAATCATTATGAGCATGTTTGAGAAATATGCTTCCTCGATCATCCTCGTATGCTTGTTGATGATGAGGAATGAGGGAACCCTCCGCATCGTGGCCGATGCAGCAGAGGTTACTGTCACAATAGTCCATGGCTATCCTGGCAGCTAGAGTTTCGGTCATTGCAAATCGAGGGACGATGACCTTGTGGGCCACATTATTGCACGGGGGAGCTTCCACGGCTTCAGGTTCAGCCCCAACATATGGGGGACGATGCTGTTCCCCTGCGCAGTGGACTGGCAGGGCAAAGGGGTCTCGTTCGAGATTTACAGCGAGAAGAGGGATCTCATCAGCAGGTGCGACGAGATCATATGGCGTAACACATCAGCTATTCTCCATTTAGAGTTGGCTTCCTATGGGTTAACTCACCACATTTCTTTTCATCCCCCCTTTGACTTgattgtaaaattaaaatataaaaagtcaacaaaaaaagaaaagtcaaaggacaaagaaagaagaagacgaaCACAAGTAGCAGggtaaaatcaatttttcaagttaaaggaaaattaaattgaaaccaACTTGTGGAATTATTTAGGCTAACAAAAACCAGATTTCACTCCAACACTCTTCTATTAGTGAAAATCTTATATGAAATGGTCTTATTAGCTATTGGCTTCATTGAAAGATAAGACCAAACCAAATTAGAAGGAAACcgaagtgtatatatatatatatatatatatatatatatacacactaaTTGGGAGCTGAGCACAAAATAAATGTAGCAGTGAAATGGAGGAATCCAACTTTACCACTTCGCCTTCCCCTTGGATTCCAGTTCTTATTCTTTGttctttgattttatttatttcgtattttactttttcaatgtttttggcttctcttatttttttaaattttatttctaagAAATCTTGAGTTATTTTGGGTTATAAACGAGGCataagatctaatacaatgaaagagaaatcctaaataactaatacaTGGGAATAGGTAATTTCACTAAGTATTGAATCTGTAATCTCTAAATCAACATGAATTGTATTTTAATAGctagttaaatttttttattgatttcattTCAACTCTATATTGCTTAGGTTTTTTTTgtgcataaaataaaaattggtgATGTGTCATTTATATTGCACCCACAAGAATCTATCTCATACGTCGCGGAATAAATAATAGAAGggcaaaaatagaaaagtattgaaaaatatagaatgagaatagaaaaaaaaaaagaaaacagaaaagtTGACAAAGATACAAACTAATTACTGTATATTTTCTCGTAAGATATCATATTAATGAGATCCGGGAGTATaattaaaagagagagaacttAGAACATAATTGGTGAAGtaaaataggaaaaagagATTGGTTGGAAGAGTGAAAAATCAGGAGATTAGTTCACAGATTTATATAAATCTTGAAGATTAAATGAGGATATTTTGCTCACCCTTTAATATATTGTCAActaaatatgaaataaaaagtATCCTATCCTAATATCCTTATCAAATCCCAAACCTAAAAAAATCCCAATTAAAATTTGGGATATATACTAAACATGGtcattttttcggttacaactAAACCTGATCTTTGTATGTacgtaaaatttatttatatattcctTATTTCTCTGAGATTGTAACCATTTAGAAAGGAAACAAGTCTGATATGAGTCACTTACTTTAAGAAGAAATGCATGTTATCATATGTAAGGAGCGGGACTGAGCCCAAATACTTCATCAATATgagaatatttcaaaaatatcctCACTCC
This region includes:
- the LOC116188707 gene encoding self-incompatibility protein S1-like, with product MFEKYASSFILVSLFLLWNQGTVCVKADSVTVRIEPDYPGSSSFGIHCESADDDLGGHTIAQGSFYSFDFSPNVWGTTLFHCALDWQGRGVSFAIYDEKRDLISRCDKLCLWKVRPDGVVGFPENHKESSDLFFPWTR